CGTGCGTGGTGGCAGAAGATGCCCCCGCCGGAATTTTATCCGGCCTGAACGCGGGCTGTACGGTGATTGCTATCAACCCCCCGGCGGAGACACCGCGTCTGGATGACGTGGCGCTTAAGCTCGACTCACTGGCATCGCTGGTGGTCACCCGCGAATCCGACGGCAGCTTTACCTTCAGTCAGCAGGCTTAAGGGGCGGCCCGGCGGCCAGACCGTCGGGCTTACAGTGGCGTATCCTGTGAGATCTCATCCAGCGACAGGCTGAAGCTCGGAATAAATACCTCAACGAAGTAATCCATCTCCGGCGAACGCCGCTGCGCTAACGTCTTTTCCAGTCGCGCTTTGGCCAGTAAAAATTCGTTATTCCCGGCAGACAACTCCTCAAGACACTTAACGTAGGCGCAGAGTGCATCCGCCTGTTTCACAACGGCCTGTTCCTCTTCACTGTGCAGATGCTCATCAATCAGCGGGCGATAGATTGCCTGAAACTCTTCCGGCAGCATCTCAATCAGCTTCTGCTGGGCAATCTTCTCGATTTTTTTATATTCGTGAGCAATCTGCGCGTTGTAATACTTAACGGGCGTCGGTAAATCGCCGGTGAGCACTTCGCTGGCATCGTGATAAAGCGCCAGC
This genomic window from Pantoea sp. Lij88 contains:
- the yfbR gene encoding 5'-deoxynucleotidase, which produces MTQSHFFAHLSRLKLINRWPLMRNVRTENVSEHSLQVAMVAHALAVIKNLKFSGSLNADRIAMLALYHDASEVLTGDLPTPVKYYNAQIAHEYKKIEKIAQQKLIEMLPEEFQAIYRPLIDEHLHSEEEQAVVKQADALCAYVKCLEELSAGNNEFLLAKARLEKTLAQRRSPEMDYFVEVFIPSFSLSLDEISQDTPL